Within Quercus lobata isolate SW786 chromosome 5, ValleyOak3.0 Primary Assembly, whole genome shotgun sequence, the genomic segment CTCTGCTGGAAGATTGTGGCAAATATGCCAAAATTGCGAACCTTGCTATGAAATAGATGAAAAAGGTTGAGGAAGAGCATAGGTGTATACTTGTGCAACACAAGGAAGCAAAGTGTGAAGTAGAAAGACTCAAAGGAGAGTTAGTTGAAGCTTACTCTaagatcaagtttcttgaacttgaaattattCAAGCTAATGTCAAGGTTGAGCGCATCTCCACCAAGAAACTTGACAACGTGGTGTCCTCTTAAAAATCTTCTCATGATAAGACCGGTTTGGGCTATACAGGAGAAGGAAGTTCTAGCAGCGAACCCAAGAAGGAAGTAAGGTTCGTATTAGCCAAGAATGATGAGAAACTCAAAGAAGTGAAGCCTGAGATTGAGACCCCTGTTGCTGTAAAAAGAACCATTGGTGCAAGaccaaagaaaaaagggaagtcattacccAAAAATCAAAGGGGGCCTCACGTGAAgcatgtgtgtcatcattgtggcATACAAGGGCACACAAGGCTGAATTGTTTCAAGCTTCATGCACTCAAGAGGGCTGACTCTATGCGTGGTCAAGAAAGTTCATTGGAGACGTTATGGAAATGCTGAAGAACATATCATTATGCCTTGCTAGCTTCACTCTGAGGTTTGAAAGTTATGTTGGTCGAACCCCGCCATCTAAGGCTCTCACCCAAAATACTCGTAAAgagtgggtgaagaagggtacctATGCATGATCACTCTCTATGCCCATGCATTAATATTTCCGATGTTTAGGGtcataggttcatgcatcatgacatACATAACTCTCTTGTGTCATTGCTTCTAGtttatagcatgtttctttttcaagttttgcttTGTTCTAgttgttttgttgatcttacttttcaTGTTCTGTTTTTGAAtgtgttcaaaaattcaaacacccataaaaattgaaaaatcttcaaaaagtttgatcgcttgtgttatgtatatcacatgtgagtttggcctagtaccttcgtactcatggcgtagtgcatttacgaggtTAGCTTGTTTTGTATGCatatatatctttgtgggagaaatcttgaaaactatgtgtgattgttgtaaatagatcttcaaacttgtcatgaatgattggtcaatagtcttaatggtcttgatacttgcatagacttgtgcctatatctcttcccactttacttttatgtttttgcattagagctcaccaaatgtaaatctcaaaatgaaaaaaagatcaTGAGCTACAAAAgtcgtcgcacatactagtatttgactaggaaaaaggaaaagtgacttttaaaattgaaatgtatggtgctcaaaaagccaaaggctcactctcaatattgaaatatcaaaaatttcaagcactgATCTCAAAATGCTTTAAGTTTTTGTTCAATCAAATCAcatttgaaagtgattttatactttcgtgctttaagtttttgttcaaaatgcaattttgtgttctttttaaaaaaatataaaaaaaaaaaaaaaaacttgttcagaggcattttcacaagaAGCTCGCGACTAAAAGCTTCCCGCGAAAAGAGTTTAAGGGAAAactaaaaatctcaaaattcatACAGTGAGTATCACGACTGTCTCACGACTATTTCGTGACCAAGCACTTCCCACGAAAGTTTCTATCCTTCAGTGGTGTTTTTCGCGAGTAATTTCGAGACTATCTAACCCGcaaaaaacgcgtgttttcagttttataggGCTGATATGACAGATTTTTAAAACACTCTCAATTTTCCCTCTCATTGCCTCACTCgaacctctctcaacccaaaacTGATTTTCAATCAAACCCCATCATTTTCAAGCTTGATTTCTGTACAATCTACTTAAAGGTATGTTTTCTTAAcattcttctcatttttttctagATTATGTAGAAATTAACTTAGGGTTCTAAAATTGGGAATTTTTCGAAAAAGGGGTTGGGAACTTTGTTTTTGggcaaattttttcaaaattttgattgggcCGTGTCCCATTTGTTTTGTGTGTATCTGTGTTGGCCCTTGTGGCATTTTAAACCTATATTTAGGTATATTTCCATGTGTTCATGCATTGCCCATAGGTATATTGTAGTGTTGCATGCCATGTGTTTTTTCCAATATTCCAAAGGTGGTACTCGTTGAATATTCTTTGCCAAGCCatcaatttgatatatatatttttaacaaatttggCCTCAATTAAATTGGTTTCTTTATACTAATATCACTATGTTCATAccaaaatcatgaaatattAACCATGTTATTGGCATGTTAAATGCTTCTCATgcaaaatatgaccaaaattCTATGAAAAATTTTCATACGTGTAGAGtattttaaatgtaaaataaaaagttttcaaaacttgTAAATTCTAATTGGTTTCATTTCTATTGAATATCtcaatttagtttaaaatatattctttttcaaACCTCACTCAAATTCACGATCCACAAAAATATGGCCTAGTCTAAGGTTGACTCAACACATTTCAAGGTCAAACGCAAATGTAAAATGAAtaattacttaatattttataagcaATGCATGAATTAGGAAAAtgaattcaacatttttatataatttgagAAATTATTTAGACTATTTTCCTATATttataaatgtattttaaaaattttaattctaaaattattgaaataatctatatcaaaataaatatcatattttagatGGCCAGTACCTCTTTTGGCAATGTTGGACTTCAGTTTTTGAACAATGAGTTTTACTATTTTAGTAATGAATTTTTCTCGGAAATTATTaattctaaatttaattttgatagagagagaagaaaatagtaaaatttttggaagattaaaaatttttacattcttaaacttccaaaaataaaattgtaaagttgtgatttacaactatattttatgttggctttattccatgacaaaaagatTTGTAATTGCaataatttatttccttgtattttgtgagattttattgtattgggtttagtattaagttggtgaaaaaTCAAGCATGAAATGAAAATCAATTCAGTTTCGCGACTAGCTCGCAAGAAGTTCGCAAGAAAGGTTCCTGTGGAAAAGGCACGTAAGAAGCACAtgtggaagctgaagagtcaagtTCCAGGCTATATTTGGCAAGTACTTCACGAGACAGGCCATCTCGTGAGGTACTCACGAAACTctctgcctggaggattttaagtgactttcttacccttcacccatactatatacccttattacccaAAAAAGTAAAGGAGACTATTATTCAGAAGGAAAACCCTAAATcggtttctacaacacaacacacctatcttttagagagaaagagagagagagctactcatccttagtgagaaatcattgtagcctgttctccttccctctcccattgtcatacctttaGAGGAGATTTGtaaccaaacacaacccacacctatttAGAGTGTAGAGAGTTTTTTGGAGCTTAGGAAGATTTAGGGATTAGCCAAAAGAAGCTAGTGAGGgttggcagatgcaatcgggcATATTGCGAGATCCGGATAGCTGGTGAAGATaagactccgagaagtccgttggtagcaggagtttggagggctcaaATACATTAGGTAGACTTggcttgaagggtcttttgttatCCGTGTattccaacttattcactagtggttCGATTTCGATTTGGAAGatcgcggagaggtttttcattgagttcttcgataacacgtcttggtgttatcttgtgtttgcatctctcttcccttactcttgtgctttacatttattgtttattgttcatgtttatgcactagagtagttcCGATGATTGCGCTTCActtactcttgttccgcacttagatTAGTTAGAGTAAAACCAATTAAGtcgtaattttaaaattgggggtttaaacaagctcttgtattttagcacaaatccaagagatttcaataataaaacgtattatttattaaattttttggcctaAATTACAAGACATTCTATCAGCTGATAgaacatttttttcccctaagtGAGAGAccttacttttttattcttatttttgtgcAATACTATAAAACAAAGATATATGATAGATTCTACTTTAGGGGGCCTTAGGCCATTGCctaaacatcttttttctttctttttttttcagtatttttaaaattgttcttTAAAGTGGGAGCCAAACAcgtacaatataaaaaattttatttaaaaactagtttcaatttcaatttttggaaaattgatttcatattgttttgaaaataaaaacaaaaatcttccTACCAAATAGAGCCTGAGATAACTTAGATAAGAGTACTATATTACTATAAAAGatgttacgtccacaacattttcacaataaatcataggtggttagttgttattggttttaatttgaacctactattgaaattacttttctacCCCACTAATAATAACCTGTAACAACCTATTacataggatttgttgtgaaaatattgtggacatagcatttctctaaaatcattctatatatacatatgttgGACCAACCAACCTATTTCAATTTAGgctttttaataataataatgatattgGGCGCAGAAGCTTAATTACTAATTGCAGTTTCTAGCTATAGCCCAATTACTTGGGTAGGGTAGACTCCACCCACTCCTCCATATTGCAATCTTAACTACTTTTAATGAAGTTGCAACTTATGGATGACAAGAAAGGATGGAATTTGTGCATATAATAAAGTCATTATTATGTTAAATAAATTACGTGGAAGactaaatttatgcaattaaaaaataatttttttcaaaatttctttgGAGGTCATGGCAATTCTATTATTTGGtaaatgattatttatttattttgggtgaTAGGGTTATTGTGCACATTCTAACACTCTCATCGTGTCAATGTTATGGTGAAGAATATGTTTTTAGCTAACATaaccatttcttttcttcttcttttttgtgcaTGGTCGCAAAAATATTGATAACAATTTAGTTTAGCTCAAGCTTTTAGATTTTAGTCCCCTAAAAAGGGGGTAAAATTATGCAATTGGTGGAAGATGTAGAACAAGGGGTAAACTCTAATCTTGACCCGATAATCATGCAATTTGAATGTAAACTGAAGAGGGTAAAAACTGGGATGACGAATCTGTATAAAGATGGGCCTGACAGGCCCACTTCCATGGGCCGATAGAAGCCTAGCCCAATTCATACGAAGGATTGATAAGAATGGGCCATGCGTCTACATAGCAGCTAGAAGCCCTAGATGGGGAATACTTGCTACACACGCTTGAATCATCATAGAATcccaaagaaaataggaattCTAGCACCAAAAGAATTCTGGAAGATACGTGCACAAATGAagatcttctctacaaggaaaggTCTTGTTCATCACATTTGGGACTATTCAAGTagagtcctataaggaaaagacttctacaccaaggaagagatgccagccttctactactataaaagcctcAATGCCCTCACAAATTGAGGTACGCATAATTAACccttctctagcactctagagttgagaatagttctaacttgaccttcggagggtatttggccggcaccacaccggtactctctgttaggtcacttctttcttcttgcaggtcGCTATTTCAAGTGTGCGAggatcgtgtagctcactgATGATTtttacggcatcatcagttgACGCCGTCTGTAGGAACTCGACTGTTTAGCCAGACTAATCGCTTCTCAGATgtaagagttgcatggtactcactcgctcgaTGGCTACCACTAACAACGTTCAAGGAGACGAGCCGTCGTGATCCACTACATTGGAGAGGCAGGTCCAAACCCTCATGGCAGCAGTGGAACGTCTCACAAAACAGAACCATGATCTGGAGGAACAGCTACGCCAAAGGGACGTAGGACACAACGTTCAAGAGGAAAACCAAGAAGGTATCAGTGCCGAACGAAGGGACCAAGAGAGGTCAGAGGGTAGTAATGCCCCAAGCAGACCAGAGCGGCAAAACATGAGCCTTCCATATCTCATGGATACGGCCCCCCCACCTATTGTCACAGAGATACAGGcgatgaaggaacagatggagGTCATGATGAATGCCCTCAAGGGACGAATGTCCAATGATCTTGATGACCTAGTAAACAGAACCGACTCACCATTCACTAcctccgtcaactccttccccctgccacAGAAATTTCACATGCCCCAGATTGAAAGCTACAATGGGGTCAAGGACTCCCTCGATCACCTAGAGActttcaagaccctgatgcaccttcaaggagtactagacgagatcatgtgtagggcctttcCTACGATGCTAAAGGGTCCtgcgagaatttggttcagtaGATTAACGCCGAACTCTATCAACACTTTCAAGGAGTTAAGCGCCCAGTTCACCTCGCACTTTATTAGGGGACATAGGTACAAGAGGTCTACTGCGTGCTTGATGAGCATCAACCAATGAGAAGACGAGATGCTGAGATCCTACATAACACGTTTCAACAAGGAGGCCCTTTCAATTGACGAAGCGGATGATAAGATACTCGTAGCAGCATTCACTAATGGGTTACGGAAGGGTAagttcttgttttctttatacaaaAATGAGTCAAAAACCATGTCGGATGTGCTCTATAGAGCCACCAAATACATGAACGCGGAAGATGCATTGCTAGCCCGCGAGGAGAAGCCCAGAAAGAGGGAAAGACAGAAGGACACACGACAGGATAGAGGACGAAAGATGGCTAGAACCGGAGATCGACGAAATGAAAGGCGCTCTAGACCCCCCACTGGGAAGTTCACGAGCTTCACCCTATTAACCACCCCGATAGATCAAGTCTTAATGCAGATCAAAGACGAAGGAGCCCTGATGTTCCCTGGTAAGCTAAAGGGAGATCCCAGCAAGAGGCCAAGGGACAAGTATTGCCGCTTCCACCGTGACCACGGGTGTGACACAGCCAACTGCTACAATTTGAAACAGCAGATTGAGGCTCTTATTAGACAAGGGAAGCTACAAAGGTTCGTCAATAAGGAAAGAACCGATCCGCCCCAGGAGCAGGTCTCATGATGGGAGAACGAACACCCTAGACCACCTATAGGGGATATAAGAATGATCGTAGGGGGCACAACCGCtgccagatcttccaaaaaaacCCGTAAAACCTACCTTAGAATGATCAATAGCGTCCAACTTATAGGATCCATACCTAAAATGCCACGAATAAACAACCCCATCATCGGATTTTCAGAAGATAATGCTTGGAGACTTCACCATCCGCATGACGACGCACTTGTGGTCTGCTTGCAAATAGGAGATTTTAACATGCATCAGGTCCTTGTCGACAATGGCAGCTCAGCGGACATCCTATACTACCCGGCATTCTagcaaatgaggattgacagggaATGGTTAACCCCAACGAATGCCCCTCTCGTGGGATTTGGAGGAACGAAGGTGTTCCCCTTGGGTGCGATCACACTATCTGTGACAGCAGGTGACTATCCTTAGCAGATCACTAGGGAGGTAATGTTTCTCATAGTCGActgctcgtccgcctacaatgccatTCTTGGACGACCCACTCTCAATTCTTGGAAGGCAGTGACTTCAACATACCACTTGATGATTAAATTCCCGATTGATTACGGGGTGGGAGAATTGCGAGGAAATCAAGTGGCAACGTGGGAATGCTATATTGCCATGTTAGAGATGGAGGATCAACAGCAAACAATGTGCATAGGAGAACAACGAGCACTAGTAGAGCCGGTTGAGGAACTGGAAGGGGTGAACCTTGATAACACATGGCCGGAACAGACGACTAGAATTGTCACACTAGCTAGTTGGCCGATACGCCAAGCGCTCACGGCATTCCTCAGAGATAACCAAGACGTGTTCGTCTGGAGTCACGAAGACATGCCAAGAATTGACCCCTTAATCATAGTTCACAAGATAAATGTGTCGCCCTCATTCCCTCCAATTCGAGAAAAGAAACGAGTGTTCGCTCAGGAGCGGGACAAGGCCATAGCAGAGGAAGTTCGAAAATTACTAGAGGTAGATTTCATCTGAGAAGTATACTACCCCGACTAGTTGGCAAACATCGTCATGGTTAAAAAAGCCAAcggaaaatggaggatgtgcgtagatTTCACGAACCTCAACAAAGCTTGCCCTAAAGATAGCCACCCACTCCCACGGATAGATACTTTGGTGGACTCAACTGCAAGACACCAACTCTTAagtttcatggacgctttctcaggCTACACCCAGATCAAAATGGAAGAAGctgatcaagagaagacctccTTTGTTACAAGCCAGGGACTATTttgctacaaggtgatgccattCGAACTCAAAAATGCTGGGGCAACATACCAGAGGTTAATAAAATGTTTGCgcagcagattgggaggaacaTACAAGTTTATGTTGACGACATGTTAGTAAAGAGTTTGCGTGAAGATGATCACCTAGACGACCTCAAGGAGACCTTTGACACACTCATGTCATACaaaatgaagctcaatccaaacaagtGCACGTTCGAAGTGACGGCGGAGAAATTCCTGGgcttcatggtgtcccaaagaggtATAGAGGTTAACCCGAAGAAGATACGGGCCATAATGGAGTTAGAACCACCAAGGGCGGTTAAGGAGGTCTAGAGT encodes:
- the LOC115990519 gene encoding uncharacterized protein LOC115990519, producing the protein MLRSYITRFNKEALSIDEADDKILVAAFTNGLRKGKFLFSLYKNESKTMSDVLYRATKYMNAEDALLAREEKPRKRERQKDTRQDRGRKMARTGDRRNERRSRPPTGKFTSFTLLTTPIDQVLMQIKDEGALMFPGKLKGDPSKRPRDKYCRFHRDHGCDTANCYNLKQQIEALIRQGKLQRFVNKERTDPPQEQVS